The DNA region CCTCCGCGAGGGACTCGATGGCCGTCTCCATATCGCCGACGACGTCCGCGGCACGGAGGACCGCGACGTGCTCCTCGACGAACAGGCTGACCAGTTCGCTGGCCCGGTCGGTCATCGACAGCGACAGCGAGCCGTAGTCCCCGACGCCCAACTGTGCCCCCGTCACGCCCGTGGTCGCCGCCCGGAGGGCCGCCGGGGTCGGATCGACGGTGACGGGCGTGTCGGCCAGCGAGTACGCCGGGTCGTCGAACGTCTCGTCAAGGGCGACGCCGACGGCCGGTTCGGTGACGATGTCAGCGATACGGTTCCGGACGTCCGCGGTGTCGGTCCGCGTGACGGTGACCCCGAGGTCCGCGAGCGACGCCGCGAACGACGATTCTGCGTTTGTCATCGATACGTGTCACGACGGCCCACACCGACATTTAGCTTTGGTTGGGACCGGCGGCGGATCCGGGGTCGACCGCCGGGGAAGACTCCG from Haloarcula litorea includes:
- a CDS encoding LUD domain-containing protein — protein: MTNAESSFAASLADLGVTVTRTDTADVRNRIADIVTEPAVGVALDETFDDPAYSLADTPVTVDPTPAALRAATTGVTGAQLGVGDYGSLSLSMTDRASELVSLFVEEHVAVLRAADVVGDMETAIESLAEDIERTRGSTIVATGPSATADMGALVKGAHGPEDVHVVLVEEGA